In Acidimicrobiales bacterium, a genomic segment contains:
- a CDS encoding NAD-dependent epimerase/dehydratase family protein, whose amino-acid sequence MRVAVAGGAGFIGRTMCLKLLDRGDEVICIDNLVTGSTEHVKELSVHAAFSFIETDVSAGVDIAGPLDAVINLASPASPADFGPLSLEILRVGSSGVANLLELARQHHARFLQASTSEVYGDPAIHPQPESYWGNVNPIGPRSVYDEAKRFGEALTMAYHRRYGLEVRIARIFNTYGPGMRLDDGRVVSNFVTQALRGMPLTVYGDGSQTRSLCFVEDEVDGLLALLASGYGSPVNVGSDDERTVKEIAELVIELTGSESEITYSPRPENDPAQRRPDLTIAEREIGWKPSMPVRDGLVATVDWFKCRLAFDPTS is encoded by the coding sequence GTGCGCGTAGCTGTCGCCGGAGGGGCCGGTTTCATCGGGCGGACGATGTGCCTGAAGCTTCTCGACCGCGGTGACGAAGTGATCTGCATCGACAACCTCGTGACCGGCTCCACCGAGCACGTCAAGGAACTGTCTGTGCACGCTGCGTTCTCGTTCATCGAAACCGACGTCAGCGCCGGCGTGGATATTGCAGGTCCATTGGACGCGGTGATCAACCTCGCGTCGCCCGCCTCACCTGCCGACTTCGGACCGCTGTCGCTGGAGATCCTCCGCGTCGGCAGCAGCGGGGTGGCCAACCTCTTGGAGCTGGCCCGGCAGCATCATGCGCGGTTTCTTCAAGCGTCGACGAGCGAGGTGTACGGCGATCCCGCGATCCATCCTCAACCGGAGAGCTACTGGGGCAACGTCAACCCGATCGGCCCCAGGTCGGTGTACGACGAGGCGAAGCGGTTTGGAGAGGCACTCACGATGGCGTACCACCGGAGGTACGGACTCGAAGTTCGGATCGCCCGGATCTTCAACACCTACGGTCCCGGAATGCGACTGGACGACGGGCGGGTCGTGTCGAACTTTGTCACCCAGGCCCTGCGCGGTATGCCGCTCACCGTTTACGGGGATGGCTCGCAGACGCGCAGCCTGTGCTTCGTCGAAGACGAGGTCGACGGGTTGCTGGCGCTGCTGGCAAGTGGGTATGGATCGCCCGTGAATGTCGGCAGCGACGACGAGCGGACCGTGAAGGAGATCGCTGAATTGGTGATCGAGCTGACCGGCTCCGAGTCCGAGATCACCTATTCCCCGCGTCCGGAAAACGACCCCGCCCAGCGCCGGCCCGACCTGACTATCGCCGAACGCGAAATCGGATGGAAGCCCAGCATGCCGGTTCGCGACGGGCTCGTCGCAACCGTCGACTGGTTCAAGTGCCGGCTCGCCTTCGACCCTACGTCGTGA
- a CDS encoding glycosyltransferase family 2 protein codes for MTPGPGPAGPKTGMAAVVVNYNAAGHLTGCLRSIAESGISEAVVVDNNSTDDSRAIVDTEDAVWLPAGSNLGYGRAANLGAQSPVAKSAEYLLICNPDVEIFPGAVEKLVEVLENDPSVGLVGPAITNPDGTLYPSARTFPDMVDAIGHGLLGLVAPRNRFTRRYRLLDWDHRELAKVDWVSGACFVVRHTAWDSVGGFDPDYFMYMEDVDLCWRIGRAGWDVAYEPAAKVLHVQGVSADRHPYRMLAAHHRSLWRFAWRTTEGSRRVALPAVGVGLLARLAVAAALHRVGGPTASRTPPASPPTGGAAPRPLP; via the coding sequence GTGACGCCGGGCCCAGGCCCGGCCGGCCCCAAAACCGGGATGGCCGCGGTCGTCGTCAACTACAACGCGGCCGGCCACTTGACCGGCTGCCTTCGGTCAATTGCCGAAAGCGGCATAAGCGAAGCGGTCGTCGTAGACAACAACTCGACCGACGACTCTCGCGCCATCGTCGACACGGAGGACGCTGTTTGGCTGCCGGCCGGCTCGAACCTCGGGTACGGACGCGCCGCCAACCTGGGAGCCCAGTCTCCGGTCGCCAAATCAGCGGAGTACCTGCTGATCTGCAACCCCGACGTCGAGATCTTCCCGGGTGCGGTTGAAAAGCTGGTGGAGGTCCTCGAGAACGACCCCTCCGTCGGCCTCGTCGGTCCGGCGATCACCAATCCGGACGGCACCCTTTACCCCTCGGCCCGGACCTTCCCTGACATGGTCGACGCGATCGGTCACGGGCTCCTGGGCCTGGTGGCGCCCAGGAACCGGTTCACCCGCCGTTACCGCCTGCTGGACTGGGACCACCGGGAGCTGGCCAAGGTGGACTGGGTTTCCGGAGCGTGCTTCGTGGTGCGACACACCGCCTGGGATTCGGTCGGCGGTTTCGATCCCGACTACTTCATGTACATGGAAGACGTTGACCTCTGCTGGCGGATCGGTCGCGCCGGCTGGGACGTCGCCTACGAACCGGCGGCGAAGGTGCTCCACGTGCAGGGGGTTTCCGCGGACCGTCACCCGTACCGGATGCTCGCTGCCCACCATCGCTCGCTCTGGCGTTTCGCGTGGCGGACCACCGAGGGGTCGAGGCGGGTCGCGCTTCCCGCAGTAGGGGTCGGCCTGCTGGCCCGGCTGGCGGTGGCCGCTGCCCTCCACCGGGTCGGCGGACCCACCGCGTCCCGCACACCCCCTGCTTCTCCGCCGACCGGTGGGGCTGCGCCGCGGCCGCTACCCTGA
- the cofE gene encoding coenzyme F420-0:L-glutamate ligase has protein sequence MAVADLLQEGRTPRGLTITPVAGLPEIRPGDELAALILEAVRLESGDVVVVTQKVVSKAEGRLVGIDPDDPVAHKDLVRKEAVRILRQRGDLLVTETKQGFVCANSGVDLSNVERGWAALLPVDPDRSARRIRDGIRARSGVEVGVIVSDTFGRTWRQGLTDVAIGTAGVAAVVDLRGSPDALGRELAVTEVCVADELAGAAELVMGKSSGVPVAVVRGVDPAWLRESSVRAEIVRPYSEDLFR, from the coding sequence GTGGCGGTCGCTGACTTGCTTCAAGAAGGGCGGACGCCTCGGGGCTTGACGATCACGCCTGTTGCCGGGCTCCCCGAGATTCGCCCGGGGGATGAGCTGGCGGCGCTCATCCTCGAAGCCGTCAGGCTCGAATCAGGTGACGTCGTGGTCGTCACCCAAAAAGTGGTGTCCAAGGCCGAGGGTCGCCTCGTCGGGATCGACCCCGACGACCCGGTGGCTCACAAGGACCTGGTACGCAAAGAAGCGGTGAGAATCCTCCGCCAGCGCGGGGACCTTCTCGTGACCGAGACCAAGCAGGGCTTCGTGTGCGCCAACTCGGGCGTCGATCTGTCCAACGTCGAGCGAGGCTGGGCGGCCCTCCTGCCGGTCGATCCCGATCGTTCGGCCCGGCGGATCAGAGACGGGATACGCGCCCGCTCGGGCGTGGAGGTCGGCGTGATCGTTTCCGACACGTTCGGCCGCACGTGGCGGCAGGGCCTGACGGACGTTGCTATCGGCACCGCCGGAGTCGCGGCAGTCGTCGATTTACGCGGCAGTCCCGACGCGCTGGGCAGGGAGCTCGCCGTGACCGAGGTATGCGTCGCGGACGAGCTGGCCGGTGCCGCGGAGCTGGTGATGGGGAAGTCGAGCGGCGTGCCCGTGGCAGTGGTACGGGGGGTCGACCCTGCCTGGCTGCGCGAATCGTCGGTTCGCGCCGAGATCGTGCGCCCGTACAGCGAGGACCTGTTCCGTTAG
- a CDS encoding NAD-dependent epimerase/dehydratase family protein: MRALVTGGAGFIGSNLVDRLLAEGNTVDVVDNLSTGSLANLSDARKAKLGRLSFHQLDVRSPDLIELMNRCRPDVVFHLAAQADVRVSVADPAFDADVNIIGSLRMLEGARSSGAQKVVFASSGGTIYGDPDPSDLPVKESHAQTPISPYGVAKKAVSDYLYAYRELHNLEFTSLALANVYGPRQDPHGEAGVVAIFAGRMLSGHPCTIYGDGKQTRDFVYVDDVVDAFARAAERGGGLVLNIGTGSETSVNRLYQAMASYAGVTSAPVRAPARPGELERSCLDPSRARIHLGWSPWTSLEEGAASVIDWFRAQPD; encoded by the coding sequence ATGAGAGCTTTGGTTACCGGCGGGGCCGGGTTCATCGGGTCCAACTTGGTGGACAGGTTGCTCGCCGAGGGCAACACCGTCGATGTCGTCGACAACCTTTCGACCGGTTCGCTCGCCAACCTCTCGGACGCGCGCAAAGCCAAGCTCGGCCGGTTGAGCTTTCATCAGCTCGACGTTCGCTCGCCCGATCTGATCGAGCTCATGAACCGGTGCCGCCCGGACGTCGTGTTTCACCTCGCCGCTCAAGCGGACGTTCGGGTTTCGGTTGCGGATCCAGCGTTCGATGCCGACGTGAACATCATCGGATCGCTGCGGATGCTCGAAGGAGCGCGCTCCTCGGGTGCGCAGAAGGTCGTGTTCGCGTCGAGCGGTGGGACGATCTATGGCGATCCCGACCCGTCGGATCTCCCTGTCAAAGAGTCCCATGCGCAGACCCCGATCTCCCCCTACGGCGTGGCGAAAAAGGCGGTCAGCGACTATCTCTACGCGTACCGGGAGCTGCACAATCTCGAGTTCACCTCGCTGGCTCTCGCCAACGTTTACGGACCCCGACAGGATCCTCACGGCGAGGCCGGCGTTGTCGCGATCTTCGCCGGCCGGATGCTGTCAGGACATCCCTGCACCATCTACGGCGACGGGAAGCAGACGCGCGACTTCGTTTATGTCGACGATGTCGTCGACGCTTTCGCCCGTGCCGCCGAACGCGGCGGTGGGCTTGTCCTCAACATCGGAACCGGCTCCGAAACAAGCGTCAACCGTTTGTACCAAGCGATGGCTTCTTACGCCGGAGTCACTTCGGCTCCTGTCCGTGCTCCAGCCCGACCCGGTGAGCTCGAGCGCAGCTGCCTCGATCCTTCGCGCGCGCGGATCCATCTCGGGTGGTCGCCGTGGACGTCTCTCGAAGAAGGCGCAGCGTCGGTGATCGATTGGTTCCGAGCGCAGCCGGACTGA
- a CDS encoding glycosyltransferase family 1 protein — protein sequence MKVAVNAEQLLYHSPGGIGRYTAQILSGLPRLFPDDQVVAFTARHPRRTVNAALRAAGVSDQATAGPATILGLTRPVLYESWLRFGRPRLPSSLDTDLVHAPSVAVPPHPQVPLVVTVHDVASELFPESFPRRGRHFHRLGLRAAERRADIVLTVSDASAADIAEHTSIEPERIRVVHNGVEPMPLEQEHRARILRALGLTDRMYVLWLGSFEPRKGVGTILAAMAELRRRRANPDVHLVVAGYAGWLEDGLVDPADRAALGDSLRQIGRVNEEELWALYGGAALFTFPSRYEGFGLPVVEAMSQGTPVVASDIPAMREVSAGAAKLVSPSSPQAWVDAIEELLDDDGARTRLAQAGVARSRELTLESTLRGIRAVYAEVAGH from the coding sequence GTGAAAGTCGCGGTCAACGCCGAGCAGCTGCTTTACCACTCTCCAGGAGGGATAGGTCGCTACACCGCCCAGATCCTGAGCGGCCTTCCGCGGCTGTTCCCTGACGATCAGGTAGTCGCGTTCACCGCGCGGCACCCTCGCCGAACGGTCAACGCAGCTCTGCGGGCCGCGGGTGTCAGCGATCAGGCGACGGCCGGCCCGGCGACAATTCTTGGTCTCACCAGACCGGTCCTGTACGAGAGCTGGCTGCGTTTTGGGCGCCCGCGCCTGCCGAGCTCGTTGGATACCGACCTCGTGCACGCACCGTCCGTCGCGGTTCCGCCGCATCCCCAGGTTCCTCTCGTGGTGACCGTTCACGACGTCGCCTCGGAGCTTTTTCCGGAGAGCTTTCCTCGGCGCGGGCGGCACTTCCACCGTCTCGGGTTGCGCGCCGCGGAGCGGAGGGCGGACATCGTCCTCACGGTCAGCGACGCCTCGGCGGCCGACATCGCCGAGCACACGTCGATCGAGCCGGAGCGGATCCGCGTGGTTCACAACGGTGTCGAGCCGATGCCACTCGAACAGGAGCACCGGGCCCGAATCCTGCGTGCGCTCGGGCTGACCGACCGCATGTACGTCCTGTGGTTGGGGAGTTTCGAGCCCAGGAAGGGCGTCGGCACGATCCTCGCCGCGATGGCCGAGCTGCGCCGAAGACGGGCCAACCCTGATGTGCATCTGGTTGTGGCCGGGTATGCGGGTTGGCTGGAGGACGGGTTGGTGGACCCGGCCGACCGGGCCGCGCTCGGGGACTCGCTGCGCCAGATCGGCCGGGTCAACGAGGAGGAGCTGTGGGCGCTTTACGGCGGCGCCGCGCTGTTCACGTTTCCCAGCAGGTACGAGGGTTTCGGCCTTCCGGTGGTGGAGGCGATGAGCCAGGGAACCCCCGTAGTCGCCTCGGACATCCCGGCGATGCGCGAGGTGTCCGCCGGGGCAGCCAAGTTGGTGTCGCCGTCCTCGCCGCAAGCCTGGGTGGACGCCATCGAGGAGCTGCTCGACGACGACGGTGCGCGCACGCGTCTCGCCCAGGCGGGTGTGGCGCGCAGCCGAGAGCTCACCCTCGAAAGCACCCTTCGCGGTATCCGGGCCGTCTACGCGGAAGTCGCGGGGCACTAG
- a CDS encoding glycosyltransferase family 1 protein encodes MLTVAVDATPLAGDRTGIGRAVSGLVRKLAARDDLTLVGYGLTAGGWHRVREALPEGSKPARGPMPAAALLRVWARADMPPVELWTGDIDVVHGTNYVVPPARNAARLVSVWDLTAVRYPELCTATSRRYPQLVERAIGQGAWVHTGACSVAREIVDHFGVEPSRVRVIPPGLDPPAAVSTGGQGGPPYILGLGRTEPRKDFPGLVSAFDRIASSHPDLQLWIAGPAGWGEDDLDAAIRSSPNRAKIKRLGWVSDASTLVSRAEVFAYPSIYEGFGYPPLEAMSFGVPVVATSAGALPEVAGDAVVMVEPGDTDALAGALARVLGDEGLRQQLVEKGKNRVARFTWDAAASATRALYEEIAGSR; translated from the coding sequence GTGTTGACCGTCGCCGTCGACGCCACGCCGCTTGCCGGCGACCGAACCGGCATCGGACGAGCAGTCAGCGGGCTGGTTCGCAAGCTCGCGGCACGGGACGACCTGACCCTCGTCGGCTACGGGCTCACCGCCGGCGGCTGGCACCGCGTTCGCGAAGCCCTGCCCGAAGGGTCCAAGCCCGCGCGTGGGCCGATGCCCGCCGCGGCGCTTCTCCGGGTCTGGGCCCGGGCTGACATGCCACCCGTCGAGTTGTGGACCGGCGACATCGACGTGGTGCACGGCACGAACTATGTCGTGCCGCCAGCCCGGAACGCCGCCCGGCTGGTGAGCGTGTGGGACCTGACCGCGGTGCGCTATCCGGAGCTCTGCACCGCCACCAGCCGTCGGTATCCCCAGCTGGTGGAGCGGGCGATCGGGCAAGGCGCGTGGGTTCATACCGGGGCCTGCTCGGTCGCGCGGGAGATCGTCGACCATTTCGGTGTCGAGCCGTCGAGAGTCCGGGTGATCCCGCCCGGGCTCGACCCGCCCGCCGCTGTCTCGACGGGCGGCCAAGGCGGCCCGCCGTACATACTCGGCCTTGGTAGGACGGAGCCGAGGAAGGACTTCCCCGGCCTGGTCTCCGCGTTCGACCGGATCGCGTCGTCCCATCCGGATCTACAGCTGTGGATCGCCGGTCCCGCGGGGTGGGGCGAGGATGACCTCGACGCGGCGATCCGATCATCCCCAAACCGCGCGAAGATCAAACGCCTCGGCTGGGTGAGCGATGCGAGCACTCTTGTCTCCCGAGCGGAGGTCTTCGCATACCCGTCGATATACGAGGGTTTCGGCTACCCGCCGCTCGAAGCGATGTCGTTCGGCGTCCCTGTCGTTGCGACTTCAGCGGGCGCCTTGCCGGAGGTCGCCGGCGACGCAGTAGTCATGGTCGAGCCGGGAGATACCGATGCTTTGGCGGGCGCGCTCGCTCGGGTTCTCGGTGACGAGGGGCTGCGGCAACAACTCGTCGAGAAGGGGAAGAACAGGGTCGCGCGCTTCACGTGGGACGCGGCAGCGAGTGCAACTCGCGCGCTTTACGAAGAGATCGCGGGCTCCCGGTGA
- a CDS encoding NDP-sugar synthase: MKAVVLVGGEGTRLRPLTFTTPKQMLPVGGKPMIERVIGRLGSYGITGVVLSLGYKPDAFLKAYPDGRCAGLAIEYAVEAEPLDTAGAIAFAAREAGIDDTFAVLNGDVLTCLDVGELIRFHKDREAEATIALTPVEDPSRFGVVPTDREGRVIEFIEKPARDEAPTNLINAGTYVLEPSVIERIPTGRRVSIERETFPAIAKDGALYALASDAYWVDAGTPATYLAANLRYVAPPGPAVDIEDGAKVTSSVIGDGVKVGAGAVVHESVLFDRAVVGAGAEVTSSILGRGAVVEKDAVVADLSVIGDEAVVPANDQIVGGRLPSSNE, encoded by the coding sequence GTGAAGGCCGTAGTCCTCGTAGGGGGCGAGGGCACCCGTCTCCGACCCCTCACCTTCACCACGCCCAAGCAAATGCTGCCGGTCGGCGGGAAGCCGATGATCGAGCGGGTCATCGGCAGGCTCGGGTCGTACGGGATCACCGGCGTGGTCCTTTCGCTCGGCTACAAGCCGGACGCGTTCCTGAAGGCCTATCCCGACGGCCGATGCGCCGGCCTCGCGATCGAGTACGCCGTCGAAGCGGAGCCGCTCGACACCGCAGGAGCCATCGCGTTCGCCGCGCGCGAAGCAGGCATCGACGATACGTTCGCCGTCCTGAACGGCGACGTTCTTACCTGCCTCGACGTCGGTGAGCTGATCCGGTTCCACAAGGACCGGGAAGCCGAAGCCACGATCGCGCTCACCCCGGTCGAGGACCCCTCCAGGTTTGGGGTGGTGCCCACCGACCGCGAGGGGCGGGTCATCGAGTTCATCGAGAAACCCGCTCGCGACGAGGCACCCACCAACCTGATCAACGCCGGCACCTACGTCCTCGAGCCCTCGGTCATCGAGCGCATTCCGACCGGGCGGCGGGTTTCGATCGAGAGGGAGACGTTCCCGGCGATCGCCAAGGACGGCGCCCTGTACGCCCTGGCGTCCGACGCCTACTGGGTCGACGCGGGGACGCCTGCGACGTACCTGGCTGCGAATCTGCGCTACGTGGCCCCTCCGGGTCCGGCCGTCGACATCGAAGACGGAGCGAAGGTCACCTCGAGCGTGATCGGCGACGGCGTGAAGGTCGGAGCCGGCGCCGTGGTGCACGAATCGGTCCTGTTCGATCGAGCGGTCGTGGGCGCGGGCGCCGAGGTAACGTCGTCGATCCTCGGTCGAGGCGCTGTGGTGGAAAAAGACGCCGTTGTCGCCGACCTGTCCGTCATCGGAGACGAAGCGGTCGTGCCGGCGAACGATCAGATCGTCGGTGGTCGCCTGCCTTCTTCAAACGAATGA
- the cofD gene encoding 2-phospho-L-lactate transferase: MIVALAGGVGAARMLRGLVSVVEPGSVTAIVNTGDDTVMHGLHVSPDLDTVTYTLAGMINPDTGWGLVGETWSAMEQLRAYSAGRLSWFNLGDNDLGTHLYRTARLAEGATLSQVTSEIARRWGVEVRLVPMSDDRVETRVVVADGDAEGESESEIGFQEYFVGRRHDVPVRSIRLAGVETASAAPGVLDAIAEASLLVICPSNPIVSIGPVLATGGIGDAVRARREACVAVSPIIAGRALKGPADRMLEELGHEASVVGVARVWAPYASTLVIDEADSHLADGVESAGMRVVVTPTVMTGPSEAAALARVVVGEALASGGR, translated from the coding sequence GTGATAGTGGCGCTGGCCGGAGGTGTTGGTGCAGCCCGGATGCTGCGGGGCCTGGTGTCGGTTGTCGAGCCCGGGAGCGTCACCGCGATCGTGAATACGGGCGACGACACGGTGATGCACGGCCTGCACGTCAGCCCTGACCTCGACACGGTGACATACACCCTCGCCGGCATGATCAACCCGGATACGGGCTGGGGTCTGGTAGGGGAGACCTGGTCGGCGATGGAGCAGCTTCGGGCCTATAGCGCCGGACGGCTGAGCTGGTTCAACCTCGGCGACAACGATCTCGGTACCCACCTTTACCGCACCGCCAGGCTGGCCGAGGGCGCCACGCTCTCGCAGGTCACGAGCGAGATCGCCCGGCGCTGGGGTGTGGAGGTACGGCTGGTTCCGATGTCCGACGACAGGGTCGAGACCCGAGTCGTCGTCGCTGACGGCGATGCTGAAGGGGAATCAGAGAGCGAGATCGGGTTCCAGGAGTACTTCGTGGGCCGCCGCCATGACGTGCCGGTCAGGTCGATTCGCCTGGCCGGCGTCGAAACCGCGTCAGCCGCACCCGGCGTTCTCGACGCGATCGCCGAAGCCAGCCTGCTGGTCATCTGCCCTTCCAACCCGATCGTGTCCATCGGTCCGGTGCTCGCCACGGGAGGCATCGGGGACGCGGTGAGGGCGAGACGCGAAGCCTGCGTCGCCGTCTCGCCGATCATCGCAGGGCGGGCGTTGAAGGGCCCGGCCGACCGGATGCTCGAGGAGCTCGGCCATGAAGCCTCCGTGGTGGGAGTGGCCCGCGTGTGGGCGCCGTACGCGTCGACGTTGGTGATCGACGAAGCGGACTCGCATCTGGCAGACGGCGTGGAAAGTGCGGGGATGCGAGTCGTCGTCACCCCGACGGTCATGACCGGTCCGAGCGAAGCGGCAGCTCTGGCTCGAGTCGTCGTCGGTGAGGCACTCGCCAGTGGCGGTCGCTGA